A segment of the Synechococcus sp. MEDNS5 genome:
CTAGTTGAGTTAATACTGCTGAGGATGCTCGTAGAGCGTTCGGAGGTCCCCATCAGGGCCGATGAAGCTGGAGGGGTCCATGATCCAACGCTCCACCAGCATTTCCAGTTTGGCGAGCTCTCTTGAATCCAAATCACCAGTTCGACGCAATGCGTGCAGGTAACCGTCTGCGTAGAGACGCAATTCGGAAGGGCTGTGGAAGCGACTGGTCAATTCCTGACAGGCATCACACAACGACTGGAAGTGGCGTATGGCTTCCGGATGCTGAAGGGATGTCATCTTTATTGAGGTCGGCAGCCCCTGTTACCAGATTGCCAGAGAATTGGGACTAGCGTATAACCACCTAGCCACTTCGCGTGACTCCTCCTTCCCGAGATCTGATCGTCAAAGGATCCGGACTGGTGCCGGTCCAGCAAGTTCCCGCCCCGGCTGCGCCGGCACGGGAACCATCGCGTGTGCTGGTTGTTGAGCCCCATCCAACCTTGCGAACCGTTCTTGTTCAGAGACTGCGTCAGGACGGGCATCTCACCGCGGCTGTCGCCTCTTCGTCTGAAGCCATTGAGCTCTGTCAGGAACAGACTCCAGATCTATTAATCAGCGCTGAGCTGCTCGAAAAGAGTTCGGCATTACGCCTCGGTCAACAGCTGCGATGTCCTGTGATCGTTCTCACAGCACGAAACGGTGCAGAACCTGTCGTCGGCCTGCTCGATGACGGTGCGGATGACGTGCTTCGCAAACCGTTTGGCTTGGAGGAACTCGCCGCTCGTTGTCGCACCCTTCTTAAACGTGAACGCAGCGGTCTTCAAGAACGCGTGAAGGTGGGGCCACTTGAAGTGCATCTCCTGCTTCGCCAGGTCACCCTGCGCGAAAAGCCTGTTGAACTCAGCCCCCGGGAGTTCGCCCTCCTCTGCGCTCTGCTAATGCCTCCAGGCATGGTGCGCAGTCGCCAGGAGTTGCTGAGGATGGCGTGGCCACCCTTCAGCGGAGGCCCCCGCTCTGTGGACACTCAAGTGCTCACCCTTAGGCGCAAACTTGAACAGGCTGGTCTGG
Coding sequences within it:
- a CDS encoding response regulator transcription factor, whose product is MPVQQVPAPAAPAREPSRVLVVEPHPTLRTVLVQRLRQDGHLTAAVASSSEAIELCQEQTPDLLISAELLEKSSALRLGQQLRCPVIVLTARNGAEPVVGLLDDGADDVLRKPFGLEELAARCRTLLKRERSGLQERVKVGPLEVHLLLRQVTLREKPVELSPREFALLCALLMPPGMVRSRQELLRMAWPPFSGGPRSVDTQVLTLRRKLEQAGLGEGGGITTVRQQGYRFSLDNLSEELSSSSELQ
- a CDS encoding DUF6761 family protein, with the translated sequence MTSLQHPEAIRHFQSLCDACQELTSRFHSPSELRLYADGYLHALRRTGDLDSRELAKLEMLVERWIMDPSSFIGPDGDLRTLYEHPQQY